From Hartmannibacter diazotrophicus, a single genomic window includes:
- a CDS encoding penicillin-binding protein 1A produces MIFVRFFGWAFAIGAFLALIAAGVVAVYIKNEASDLPDIAGLQNYEPPVMTRVHAADGQLVAEYAREKRLFLPIQLIPDLVKHAFMSAEDKDFYSHPGIDPISLAGAMVKNVENAINGRRLVGASTITQQVAKNFLLTSDRTVDRKVKEMLLSLRMEQAYTKDQILELYLNEIYLGFGSYGVAAAALFYFDKPVGDLTLAEAAYMAALPKAPTNYNPYRYYDRALERRNWVIDEMVQNGYATPDEAAAAKATPIKIKRRELSTQVTASEYFVEEVRRELIQRYSEKGLYEGGLSVRTTLDPQMQVMARDALQHALEKFDMARGWRGPVKSIDVAGDWGVPLADIPALSDIPEWQLAVVLSMDDKAATVGLQPGKTPTGKVVDDRVTGELPVSEMTWAKWTSGDRRGRKVTKPDDVLNVGDVVFVERVDTNADGTGIFRLRQIPEISGALVAMEPLTGRVRALVGGFSYSESEFNRATQAWRQPGSSFKPFVYSAALDNGYTPSSVVMDAPFEIDQGGGLGVWKPKNYGGKFLGPATLRTGIERSRNVMTVRLAQDMGMPLVAEYARRFGIYDDMPPVLSMSLGAGETTVLRLTNAYAIIANGGRRVEPTLIDRVQDRYGHTIYRADQRVCQGCDAPEWEGQDEPTIIDDREQVLDPMTAYQITSMMEGVVQRGTATVVKKLGRPVAGKTGTTNDEKDAWFMGFTPNLTVGVFIGYDKPRPMGHGSTGGQLAAPVFLDFMQQALAGQPPVEFKVPEGLTLIPIDRKTGLRASGSGPGVILEAFKPGTEPSDQMDIIGDYDGAYSGVPGAVNSEAERAAITGTGGLY; encoded by the coding sequence ATGATCTTTGTTCGGTTTTTTGGCTGGGCTTTCGCGATCGGGGCCTTCCTGGCGCTGATCGCGGCGGGCGTCGTCGCCGTCTACATCAAGAACGAGGCGAGCGACCTTCCCGATATTGCCGGCCTGCAGAACTACGAGCCGCCTGTCATGACCCGCGTGCACGCGGCCGACGGACAGCTCGTGGCCGAATATGCTCGGGAGAAGCGTCTTTTCCTGCCGATCCAGCTCATTCCCGATCTGGTCAAGCACGCCTTCATGTCGGCCGAGGACAAGGATTTCTACAGCCACCCGGGCATCGATCCGATCTCGCTTGCCGGCGCGATGGTCAAGAATGTGGAGAACGCGATCAACGGTCGCCGTCTGGTCGGCGCGTCCACCATCACTCAGCAGGTCGCCAAGAACTTCCTCCTGACGAGCGATCGCACGGTCGACCGCAAGGTCAAGGAAATGCTGCTGTCGCTGCGCATGGAGCAGGCCTACACCAAGGACCAGATCCTGGAGCTCTACCTCAACGAGATCTATCTCGGCTTCGGTTCCTATGGTGTGGCTGCGGCGGCGCTGTTCTATTTCGACAAGCCGGTGGGTGATCTGACGCTGGCCGAGGCCGCCTACATGGCCGCGCTGCCGAAGGCACCGACCAACTACAATCCCTATCGCTACTACGACCGTGCTCTTGAGCGCCGCAACTGGGTCATCGACGAGATGGTGCAGAACGGCTACGCAACGCCCGATGAAGCGGCTGCGGCCAAGGCGACGCCCATCAAGATCAAGCGGCGCGAGCTGAGCACGCAGGTCACGGCCTCCGAATATTTCGTGGAGGAGGTGCGCCGCGAACTGATCCAGCGCTACTCGGAGAAGGGTCTCTACGAGGGAGGTCTTTCGGTGCGCACCACGCTCGACCCGCAGATGCAGGTGATGGCGCGGGACGCTCTCCAGCATGCGCTGGAAAAGTTCGACATGGCGCGCGGCTGGCGTGGACCGGTGAAGAGCATCGACGTTGCCGGCGACTGGGGCGTTCCGCTCGCCGACATTCCGGCGCTTTCGGATATACCCGAGTGGCAGCTTGCCGTGGTCCTGTCCATGGATGACAAGGCGGCGACGGTCGGCCTGCAGCCGGGCAAGACGCCGACGGGTAAGGTCGTCGATGACCGGGTGACGGGCGAGTTGCCTGTCTCCGAGATGACCTGGGCCAAGTGGACAAGCGGCGATCGCCGGGGACGCAAGGTCACGAAGCCTGACGACGTCCTGAATGTCGGAGATGTCGTCTTCGTCGAGCGGGTCGACACCAATGCCGACGGCACGGGCATCTTCCGTCTGCGCCAGATTCCGGAAATCAGCGGCGCGCTCGTGGCCATGGAGCCCCTCACGGGCCGCGTCCGGGCGCTGGTCGGCGGGTTCTCCTATTCGGAAAGCGAGTTCAACCGCGCAACGCAGGCATGGCGCCAGCCAGGTTCCTCCTTCAAGCCCTTCGTCTATTCGGCCGCCCTCGACAATGGCTATACGCCGTCGAGCGTGGTCATGGACGCGCCCTTCGAAATCGACCAGGGCGGCGGGCTCGGCGTCTGGAAGCCGAAGAACTACGGCGGCAAATTCCTCGGCCCGGCAACGCTGCGGACCGGTATCGAACGGTCGCGCAACGTGATGACGGTGCGTCTTGCCCAGGACATGGGCATGCCGCTGGTGGCCGAATATGCCCGCCGCTTCGGCATCTATGACGACATGCCGCCGGTGCTTTCCATGTCGCTCGGTGCCGGCGAAACGACGGTTCTGAGGCTCACCAACGCCTACGCAATCATCGCCAACGGCGGCCGCCGCGTTGAGCCGACCCTGATCGACCGCGTGCAGGACCGCTACGGCCATACGATCTATCGCGCCGACCAGCGTGTCTGCCAGGGCTGCGATGCGCCGGAATGGGAAGGCCAGGACGAGCCGACCATCATCGACGATCGCGAGCAGGTGCTCGACCCGATGACCGCCTACCAGATCACCTCGATGATGGAGGGTGTGGTCCAGCGCGGCACGGCAACCGTGGTCAAGAAGCTCGGACGTCCCGTCGCCGGCAAGACCGGCACGACCAACGACGAGAAGGACGCCTGGTTCATGGGCTTCACGCCGAACCTCACCGTCGGCGTCTTCATCGGCTACGACAAGCCGCGTCCGATGGGCCATGGCTCGACCGGCGGTCAGCTTGCTGCGCCCGTGTTCCTCGACTTCATGCAGCAGGCTCTCGCGGGCCAGCCGCCGGTGGAGTTCAAGGTACCGGAGGGCCTGACGCTGATCCCGATCGATCGCAAGACGGGACTGCGTGCCAGCGGCAGCGGCCCGGGCGTGATCCTCGAGGCCTTCAAGCCCGGAACCGAGCCGTCCGACCAGATGGACATCATCGGCGACTACGACGGGGCTTACAGCGGTGTTCCCGGCGCCGTGAATTCGGAGGCCGAGCGCGCCGCGATTACGGGAACCGGCGGGCTCTACTGA
- a CDS encoding N-acetylmuramoyl-L-alanine amidase translates to MSRRQSTRKFFLMAAGLVTAALCASVPAAFGATSDTEQVDSASRPVVARDARIVGDAARTRFIMDLSQGIDISVFTLDDPYRIVVDLPETAFELPDGVGDAGRGLIEGFRFGMIGRGKSRIVIDAKGPVSIDKSFILPAVEGQPARLVIDIVSVSRKEFVAELARSATARKAMAEVAVSKSDRLPSGLVNADRIHPLIVIDPGHGGIDPGTVAPDGEREKDIVLAFAKALKAKLQASGQFDVLMTRDDDSFISLGDRVTFAHDHEADLFISVHADSTGEHDVRGATVYTLSDKASDRQAAALAAKENASDTIAGVDLSDEPKGVGSILIDLARRETRNFSLFFARDLVAGLSTSTRLIKNPHRSAGFQVLRAPDFPSVLVELGYLSNAQDVQMLTSDDWRDRVTDSIVDSVRSFFGHRVVSAAQ, encoded by the coding sequence ATGTCCAGGCGTCAGTCGACCCGCAAATTCTTCCTCATGGCTGCCGGCCTCGTGACGGCGGCCCTTTGCGCGTCGGTGCCCGCTGCTTTCGGAGCGACGTCGGACACCGAGCAGGTGGATTCGGCCAGCCGTCCGGTCGTTGCCAGGGACGCGCGGATCGTCGGCGATGCCGCCCGAACCCGTTTCATCATGGACCTTTCGCAGGGGATCGACATTTCGGTCTTCACCTTGGACGATCCCTACCGCATCGTCGTCGATCTGCCGGAGACGGCCTTCGAGTTGCCCGACGGCGTCGGCGACGCAGGGCGCGGATTGATCGAGGGCTTCCGTTTCGGGATGATCGGACGGGGCAAATCGCGGATCGTGATCGACGCCAAAGGGCCGGTCTCCATCGACAAGTCCTTCATCCTGCCGGCCGTCGAGGGGCAGCCGGCGCGCCTTGTCATCGACATCGTCAGCGTTTCCCGCAAGGAATTCGTCGCCGAACTCGCCCGCTCGGCGACCGCCCGAAAGGCCATGGCCGAGGTTGCCGTGTCGAAGTCCGACCGGCTTCCGTCGGGCCTGGTCAATGCCGACCGCATTCATCCGCTCATCGTCATCGACCCGGGGCACGGGGGCATCGATCCCGGCACGGTCGCGCCCGACGGGGAGCGCGAGAAGGACATCGTCCTTGCCTTCGCCAAGGCGCTGAAAGCAAAGCTTCAGGCGAGCGGGCAGTTCGACGTGCTGATGACGCGCGACGACGACAGTTTTATCAGTCTCGGCGATCGTGTGACATTCGCCCACGATCACGAGGCCGATCTCTTCATTTCCGTGCATGCGGATTCGACGGGCGAGCACGACGTTCGCGGCGCGACCGTCTACACCCTGTCCGATAAGGCGTCCGACCGGCAGGCGGCCGCGCTTGCGGCGAAGGAAAACGCCTCCGACACGATTGCGGGCGTCGATCTCAGTGACGAACCGAAGGGTGTCGGCTCGATCCTGATCGACCTTGCCCGGCGCGAGACGCGCAACTTCTCGCTCTTCTTCGCGCGGGATCTGGTGGCGGGGCTTTCGACATCGACCCGCCTGATCAAGAATCCGCATCGCTCGGCAGGGTTCCAGGTGCTGCGGGCGCCTGATTTTCCCTCGGTGCTGGTCGAGCTTGGATATCTTTCGAATGCGCAGGACGTCCAGATGCTGACGTCCGACGACTGGCGCGACCGCGTGACCGATTCGATCGTCGATTCGGTCCGCTCCTTCTTCGGCCATCGTGTTGTGTCGGCTGCCCAGTGA